Part of the Micromonospora inyonensis genome, CGGTCCGGGTCGCCTGTCGAGGGCGGTCCCCCGGGAGGACGAACCAATGGCGAAGTGGACACGATCCCTGGTCGCGTTGGGCCTGGCCGCCGTCGTGATGGCCGCCGGGTGCGGACGTGACGACAGTGACGGCCCGACGGGCCCGGGCCGGAGCATCGGCGACGGCCCGGCCACCGGAGAGCTCACGGTGTGGGCGATGGGCACCGAGGGGGAGAAGCTCTCCGTCCTCGCCGACGCCTTCATGAAGGAGAACCCGGACGCCAAGGTCACGGTGACGCCGATTCCCTGGGACGGGGCGCACGACAAGATCGCCACCGCCATCGCCGGACGGCAGACCCCCGACGTCAGCCTGGTCGGCACGACCTGGATGGGGGAGTTCGCCGGCACCGGCGGGTTGGACCCGACCCCGGCCGACCTGGTCGACAAGGATGCCTTCTTCCCCGGCGCCTGGGACACCACGGTCGTCGACGGCACGTCCCACGGCGTCCCGTGGTACGTCGAGACCCGGCTGCTCTACGTCAACAAGGCCGTCGCCGCCCGGTCCGGGATCACCCACGCGCCGACCACCTGGGAGGAGCTGAAGTCGGCCCTCACCGCGTTGCGCACCCGGGGCGGGGCGAAGTGGGCCGTCTCCCTCCCGCCGGGCGGCCCCGGTTCCTGGCAGGCCGTCCTGCCCTTCGTCTGGCAGAACGGCGGGGACGTGCGCGCCGACGGGGTATTCACGCTGGACCGCCCGGAGACCGTCGAGGCGCTCGCCTACTACCGGTCCTTCTTCGACGAGGGGTTGGCCCCGAAGGACCTGGCGCAGGGTGCCCTGGAACCCGGGTTCGTCAAGGGCGAGATCGGTGCCTTCGTCTCGGGCCCCTGGCACATCGGGGTCCTCAAGGAGCAGGGGGCCGGCGACAACTTCCAGCTCTGGCACATGCCCCGCCGCAAGGCAGCCACCTCCTTCGTCGGCGGCGGCAACCTCGCCGTCTTCTCCGACGCGAAGAACCGCGCGGGCGCCTGGAAGTTCGTCTCCTACCTGTCCCGGCCGGACGTGCAGGTCACCTGGTACCGGACGGCGAGCGACCTGCCGTCGGTGAAGCGGGCCTGGGAGGACCCGGTCCTGCGGGACGACCCGCAGCTGCGTGCCTTCGGGGCGCAACTCGAGGACGCCAAGTCGCCCCCGGCGATCGCCACCTGGGAGCAGGTCGCCGCCGGCCTGGAGAGCGAGATCGAGCGCCTCACCCGGACCGGTGCGAGCCCGCAGGACACGGCCCGGGAGATGCAACGGAAGGC contains:
- a CDS encoding sugar ABC transporter substrate-binding protein translates to MAKWTRSLVALGLAAVVMAAGCGRDDSDGPTGPGRSIGDGPATGELTVWAMGTEGEKLSVLADAFMKENPDAKVTVTPIPWDGAHDKIATAIAGRQTPDVSLVGTTWMGEFAGTGGLDPTPADLVDKDAFFPGAWDTTVVDGTSHGVPWYVETRLLYVNKAVAARSGITHAPTTWEELKSALTALRTRGGAKWAVSLPPGGPGSWQAVLPFVWQNGGDVRADGVFTLDRPETVEALAYYRSFFDEGLAPKDLAQGALEPGFVKGEIGAFVSGPWHIGVLKEQGAGDNFQLWHMPRRKAATSFVGGGNLAVFSDAKNRAGAWKFVSYLSRPDVQVTWYRTASDLPSVKRAWEDPVLRDDPQLRAFGAQLEDAKSPPAIATWEQVAAGLESEIERLTRTGASPQDTAREMQRKATAIGAGS